A section of the Eublepharis macularius isolate TG4126 chromosome 1, MPM_Emac_v1.0, whole genome shotgun sequence genome encodes:
- the C1H21orf58 gene encoding uncharacterized protein C21orf58 homolog, with protein MTDSEVADHLTRLKIKLLEKKLENEQETMEDCESPIPEARNYGSHDFALQSALRRRKDLLQQLREQNLLEEFSLPHGLPRIQRTHYRQEPEYSYQAPPPPPPPPPPPPPPPPRIIQQTLPQQPATIIQQIPQHPPLITQIPSPQPFPAPRSGSIKEDMVEMMLMQNAQMHQIIMQNMMLKSLPPPAYSPANGPGAPLLHHGQPLNAPIVVRAEKSRPSTVHHHHYTSAAVPAMPPHLGFPMWPSVMPPGLGTQVGGFPSDSHHLSVPTTTTHTVPPHGLFGLPPGL; from the exons ATGACGGACTCGGAGGTGGCTGATCACCTGACACGACTGAAAATCAAACTCCTTGAGAAG AAACTGGAAAACGAACAGGAAACTATGGAGGACTGTGAATCTCCCATTCCTGAAGCAA GGAATTATGGCAGCCATGACTTTGCCTTACAAAGTGCACTGAGGCGAAGAAAAGACCTTCTGCAGCAACTCAGG GAGCAGAACCTTTTGGAAGAATTTTCACTACCGCATGGCTTGCCAAGAATCCAAAGAACACACTATAGACAGGAACCAGAGTACAGCTAccaagctcctcctcctcctccaccgccgccgccgccgccaccaccaccaccaccaagaattATCCAGCAAACT TTGCCTCAGCAACCAGCAACGATTATTCAACAAATCCCTCAGCATCCGCCGCTCATTACCCAGATTCCTTCTCCACAACCGTTCCCAGCCCCTCGCTCTGGGAGCATTAAGGAAG ATATGGTGGAAATGATGCTGATGCAAAATGCGCAGATGCACCAGATCATTATGCAGAACATGATGCTGAAATCTCTACCACCACCAGCGTATTCACCAGCTAACGGGCCTGGGGCTCCTCTGCTTCACCATGGACAGCCG CTCAATGCCCCTATTGTGGTACGAGCAGAGAAATCCCGCCCGTCAACGGTACATCATCATCACTATACATCTGCAGCGGTGCCAGCTATGCCTCCTCATCTTGGCTTTCCGATGTGGCCTTCAGTAATGCCTCCTGGTCTTGGTACACAAGTGGGAGGATTCCCGTCTGACTCCCACCATCTCTCTGTCCCAACTACCACAACACACAC GGTACCACCCCATGGACTTTTTGGATTACCCCCAGGCCTGTAG